In Tessaracoccus sp. MC1865, the DNA window GAAGGGGCACGCCCATAGGATTGATCTCCCAAGAGTCGCCCGGCGGGTAGACGCGGCAGGCGCCGAGGAACGCTCCACGCTCCTTGCCCACTGCATCCGACAGCGCGAAGGTGTGCTGCTTCGCGGGGAGGGTCACCACATCGATACGACGCCCGAATTTCTTCTCGAGCCCGGCGGCCGACACGAACGGCGCCGCCTCCCCATCCGCAACAGTGAGAACTACGACCGGACGTGTGCGAGAGGTCGAGCGGAGGTAGTCAACAAAGAGAGCGACGTCCAACGTGTCACGCAAGCCCACAGGCCCAATTGTTGGAAACTGCACTGAATCCTCCTTCGGCTGTTTCTCCATCGTGACCGCTGCCACTGACAGCGGTGCGGATTTGTTCAATCTGCCCGGCCAAGTGAGCGTTATCGACGAGCCATTTCGGTCATCCGAACCCCCGCAACTGTCGGACCTCCGCCATAGATAGAAAGGGTCGGATCAGCTGAGAGGCAGACAAATGACATCTCTCACCATCACCCGCGACAAGGTGCTGAAGTGGCGCGATCGCTGGAGCCAGGAGACCTGAGAATCATCGGCACAGAACTCGACAGAGTGGGAGCCGTCACGTTCAGGTCCATGAATCACACGTACGTCGCATGCCGGACGGAGGCGGGACGAGTGGCCTGCCGGATCTACCCCGGCTACGTCGACTTCCCGAAGGGATATGTCCCCACGGACCTGGCCGGGAACGGAACCTGGCGAACCCTGTCCACCTTCCAGAACAGCTCACAGGCTGGATCGCTAGAGATTGCAGAGGCATGCCCCCACTGTTTGACCCGGCTGCCTCTGTCCGGGGTGTGCGGCTGCCCGGACTGATCTGCGGGGTTCTCGGCCGCCCCGCCGGGCCTCGAGGTTCTGCGACGCTGTAGCGGCCGCCGTTATGGACCCGCTCCGGGGACCCCTTCTCGGAGCGGCCCCGATCCGCAGAGAGCGTATCCCGTGTCACGACGTGCTGGGTGTATCCCTGATCTGCTCCAGGGTCCGTGGCGCCCCCCGCTGCCAACCGCCCTCCCTCGAGGGCGTGAACAGGTCGACGCCACCGGTCAGCCCGCCACCACCTTCGCCTTCGCAGACGTCGCAGCCGAAGGCGTCCAGCAGCAGCGCGCGGTGCTGGCTCCAGAAGTACGCGGCCGTGATCGACGAGCTCGTCCACGGTCCCCCGTACATCTTGCAAACCCCATCGGCTCCGCACCGCAGCGGACAGCCGGTGCGCGCCGGGGCCAACTGAACCGCGACCGGTTCGTCTCCTCCGACGTCAACGCCCTCCCGCGTGGCGAGCGGGGTCAGCCCACTGGAATCCCACCGAAAGACGAAGTCCTGACCGTGGAAGAAGGCCGTGGAGAGCGCCTCTTCCTCGTCGATGCCCTTCACCACGGCACCCTTCTCCACCCACTGACGATTCGGCGAGCTCGACACGCTCGGCACCCAGTCCTCACCCTGATACTCCAACCTCCAGTACAGCCCGCCCAGCGTGGCAGCATCCTCATCCGGCATCGTCAGCCGACCGAAGGCGTGGTTCCCCGACACGACGAACACCGGCCCGCACCCCTCGCCGAACAGAGCCTCCGGGCCGTGGGTCTCCGCACCGGGCGTGGGCACCACGTCGACGGGGGACTCATCGCTCCCGTTCGGCCAGATCCGGATGACCGTCTGGCGGTAGGACTCCACCACGGGCACCGAGGGCCGGCGCCGCAGGACTTTCCCGTAGTCAGGGTCAGTGCGGTGTGGCGCTCGGGGGACCGAGATCTGGTCCTCCGGGAAGGAACCCTCACCGGGACGAAGTGGCAACGGCGACATGAAAGAACTCCTCGTTCCAGGTCTCGCTGGAACGAGACCGCATGACCTCGACGGCTGTGGAGGCCGGGTCTTCCTCGGAGGGCACCGGAGCGGTTACCGGTTGCCGTGCGACCATTCCGAGGGATTGGGGCCGCATCTCTTAACCCACCAGGGAGTATGGCACAGCACCCCGACAGAGTGTCCAGAACCACGTTTCGCGGCCGCTTCAGACCCGTCAGATGGATACATCCCCTCCGCGAGAAATTGTCGGAGCCCCCCTCTACATTGATTGCTAAAGAACCAGTGCAACAAGACACTGAACGGCAGCTCGGCGATCTGCGGCAAGCCACAGAAGCAGCCCTTTTCAGACAGGCCCTGGACAAGCCCTTACTTGGGCCCCTGCATCGGTTCTGGACACCTGTGAAGAGAACCACGCAGACCTAGGAGGGAGGCGGCTGAGAACGGCAGCACATTCTGCGCGGTTTGCGTCTCTTGCTCAACCCATCAACCACCTTCCTGGAAAGAACCATATGACGAAGACCCAGACGCCCACTCTCGATGAGATCGCCGCCCACGGGAATCGTGGCCACCACCACGGATATCAACGCAACAACAACGACATCCTCTGCATGGACGGCACGGTCATCTCGGTGATTGCAGGAAACGGCACCTGGTCGAAACCGACTCCCGCCTTCTGCCTGTGCGCGACCGGTGAGGGTGACGGCACCGTGCAGGGGACCGACGGCGTCGTCGACTGCGACTATCCAGGCCCCTATGACTACGTGGAGGTCCGCACGGACCATCCCGAACTGACCGACTCCGGTGAACTGAAATGCTTCGGTATCCCGGTTGAGGACCTGCGCGCCTGGGTCATCCAGCACGGTGGAGAGTTCCGTGTCACCCAGGCCGCGGAAGCAATCCTTCGCCCCCTGACAGAGCCGGGCAATCCCCACCCACCTGAGGAAGTGAAACCATGACTAAGTTTCTCGGCACGAGCCGGTATCACAGCCGCTCCGTGCAGCCCGACGGCACCACCACCGAGTACGACATCACCGAATGCGACTCAGCCTTCAGCATCACCGCCACCAACGACGCGGGAGAACCCCAGACCCGCGACCTCGGAGCCTTGAGCGGCGGGCTCGTCGAGGCCCTCCAGTACAACCCAGCGCTCCTGCGCGTCGGCGCGGGTTTCACGGACATCACCACCAACGGCGGGGTCGGCCTGCACGAGCTCCTCGGCATGCTCGTCGTCGACGAGCCTGGCGAACCCGATCCCAGCTCCGACGACTGGCTCACCCCAGAGGGCGAACCCAAGGTGGACCTCGGGATCGACATCGAGGACTGGGGCTACGACGAGGAGATCCTCAGCATCAGCCCGGCCGACGGCCACGACATCGTGCCGCGGTGGATCCGGATCAACGGCGAACGGGCATTCGTACTGCGGGGTCCAGCCGGGTTCGCGGCCGTCGGGATGCTCGACAACGAATACGAGTGGGCCAGACCCACGCTCACGCAAGACCTTTTATCGTGGCGCTTCTACGGTGAGTCTGGCGGCCCCTGCACCTGGGACGGTGGGGCCGGGCTCGGCTGGTGCGGCTCCAGACTGTGGGCGTTCAACCGGTGGGGTGATGTGGATCCCGTCAGCTATGTCGTCCCCGCGCCTCGGCCGGAGGGGCTCGCCCGCGAACTCGCCGGCTGGATCCTGTCACTCGATTGGGAACTGCCGTACCTGCTCTCTGCCGTCGGCATGCCCGGCCTCGGAGAGGACGAGCGCAAAGATTTGTGGGGGGCCCAGGACATGGAGGGCCAAGAGGCGTCATCCCACCTAGGTGAGGAGCTTGACCGTGAGGTGGTAGAGATCCTCTGCGACTCCTACCCGCAACTGAAGGAGGCGACGGAGGGGCTCTGCAACCCCAATTCCGAACGCGGGCAGCTGATCTACGCCTGGATCCGTCAGATCGTCCACGGTTCGTACCAGTCAGGCTCCTGGAACCAGGTCCACTCAGCCATGGTGGGCGGCATCGAGCCGCCGGCCGACGACCAGCGCGCCCCCACGATGCAGGAGCGGTGGGAGCACAGCGTGAAGCGAGCGACGGCCATCATCGAATCCGCACGAGTCAGCGACTGAGTACTGAAGCAATGGGTGGCGGCCATCCGGACGGGAAAGGGTGCCCGACAGACGGATCACCCAACGGGCGCGATACGGTGGCATCCCTCGGCGGGAGGAGCGCTGTTGCCGAGTGAGAGCGGCCCCAGCGCTCTACAGACAGAGTCACGCCAGGGGCAGTAAGGGGAGCGAATGCAGACAAACGATTTCATCCGCCACGTGGACCGGGAGCTAGACGGGCTCGCCCAGAGCACATTCTCGCCTCGCCAGTTCCCAACTCTGCCCGGAACAGAGTCAAGCGCCTGCCTGCTGCCAGACTTCCGATCCGAGTCCGCTTTCGAGAAGCGCTACGGTCGCACCTACTCGTCGCATGAGAGCAGCGCGAACTTGGGAGCCCTAGGATTCTCAATGGAAGAGGCCACGGCCGTCGTCAACGAGTTCGCCCGATTTGCTGCCAGCAATTACGGCTCCGATGTCCTCGACGCGGCGGAAGCCACGCTTCGTCGGCTGTCCCGCATCGAACAATCGATCGAACCGCTCTTCGCTGGGTTGAGGGACTGCCGAAGGTTTGGTTGACCTCCGGGGTTATGCCGCCAGTTTAGCGGCTGGGTTCATGATGAGTTCGAACTCGATGGGGGTGAGTTTTCCGAGGCGGCGTTGACGGCGTTTGCGGTGGTACTTCCCCTCGATCCAGGACACGATAGCCAGGCGCAGTTCCTCTCGTGTGCCCCAGGATCGACGGTCGAGGACGTTTTTCTGGAGTAGCGCGAAGAACGACTCCATCGCGGCGTTATCGCCACATGCCCCGACCCTGCCCATCGAGCCACGTAGCCTGTGACGCTTCAGTGCCTTGCGGAAGCGGCGCGACCGGAATTGGGAGCCTCTATCGGAATGGACGATCACCCCAGCGGGCCCGCCTCGGTGGGCCACCGCCATCTCGAGCGCGTTGACGGCGATACGGGCCTTCATCCGTGAATCGATCGAGTAGCCCACGATCCGGTTGGAGAACACGTCCTTGATCGCACACAGATACACCTTGCCCTCGCGGGTGCGGTGTTCGGTGATGTCGGTCAGCCACACCTGGTTGGGCCCGTCAGCGCTGAACTGCCTGTTGACCAGGTCATCGTGAACCGGCGCGCCGGCCTTCTTGTAGCGGGTCTTGCGCCTGGTGAACACCGACTGGATCCCGGCGACCCGGCACAACCGCCACACTCTGCGCTCCGACAACTCGTAGCCCAACTCAGCGAGGTCGTCTGCCAGTACCCGGTAGCCGCCCTCGGGGTCGTCGGTGTGCAGCTGATGCAGCACCGAGATGAGTTCTTGCTCCTCGGCCTCACGGGCTGACACCGGTTGCTTGAGCCATTTGTAGTAGCCCTGTTTGGAGAATCCCAGTATCCGGCACGCGACCGCCACCGGCACCCTCACCCGGGCACCGACCGCGGCCATCTCCTTCACGAGCGGATAGATCATTTTGGGGGCGTGATGTGAGCCTGCGACAGATACGCCGCCGCGCGCCGCAGCACCTCGTTTTCCATCTCCAACTCCCGGATCCGACGCAGTGCCTGCGACATGTCCTTGCGGGCCTCTGGATCGGTGGTCGGGGTCATCCCATGGGACTTGAACCTGGCATCACGGAGCCAGGCTTGCAGCGTGGTCTTCGCCACTCCGAGGTCCTTGACGACCTGCTTTTGCGGGATACCCGACTCGACCAACGCGACCGCGTCGCGCTTGAACTCGTCGGTGTAGGTGATCTTCGGCATGGTTGCCATCCTTTCAGCACGACCCCCCTCTCAGGAATCATGCGGTCTTGGAGTCAACCAAACCGTCAGCAGTCCCGCCTCACCGTTGCGGCACGAGCGTTCGTAGGGACGTTGGGAACCCAGATCTACCAGACCAGACCCAGAGACCCGGAGGCCAAGGGGGTGGTGGAACGCGCCAACGGCTTCCTGCAGACCTCGTTCCTCCCGGGCCGCGAGTTCGGATCCCCGGTCGAGTTCAACACCCAGCTCGGAGCTTGGCTGCCGCGGGCTAACCAGCGGCTGCTGCGCCGCACCGGCGCTGCTCCCGCGGCACGGTTGGCAGCCGAAGTGGCAGCGATGACTGCGCTGCCGCCAGTGCCACCCGCGGTCGGGTTCAGCGACCGGATCAGGCTGGGCAGGGACTACTACGTCCGGGTGATGGGCAACGACTACTCCGTGGACCCGACGATGATCGGCAGGTTCGTCGACATCACCTGCAGCCTGGAACACGTCACTGTCCGCTGCGCCGGGACTGTGGTGGCCCGGCATGAGCGTTGCTGGGACCTGCGACGCACCATCACCGACCCCACCCATGTCGCGGCCGCCAAACAGCTGCGCGCAGCCTTCCAGTCCCGCACCACCCCGGCGGCCCGCAGGGCGGAGCCAAGCCAGCAGGTGGGACTGCGGCCGCTGAGTGACTACGACGAGCTGTTCAACATCAACACTGCCGCGCAGTCGGTGAAGGAGGTGGCCTGATGACCACCGGCAAGAACATCGCAGCCGAGATCGCGTTCCTGGCGCGGGAACTGAAGACCCCGGTGATCACCGAGACCTTCACAACCCTGGGCGACCAAGCCCGCCAAGCCGGCTGGTCCCACGAGGAATACCTCGCCGCTGTCCTGGGCAGGCAGGTCGCATCCCGCACCGCCAACGGCACCAGGATGAGGATCTCAGCAGCCCACTTCCCACAGGTCAAGACCATGCAGGACTTCACCTTCGATCACATCCCCGCCGTCACCAGAGACGTGATCGCGCACCTGGGGACCTGCACCTTCATCGCGAAACGGGAGAACGTGGTCCTGCTCGGGCCACCCGGCACCGGCAAGACCCACCTGGCGATCGCCTTGGGCATCAAGGCCGCCGAAGCGTCCTACCCGGTGTTGTTCGACTCCGCGACCGGCTGGATCCACCGGCTGGCCCAAGCCCACGCCAAGGGCAGCCTCGAGCGAGAACTCCGACGGCTGAACCGCTACCGACTACTCATCATCGACGAAGTCGGATACCTACCGCTGGACGCGGCCGCGGCGGCGTTGTTCTTCCAGCTCGTCGCCTCCCGTTACGAGACCGGCTCCATCATCGTGACCTCGAACCTGTCCTTCAGCCGCTGGGGCGAAACCCTCGGCGACGACGTCGTCGCCGCCGCCACCATCGACCGCCTCGTCCACCACGCCCACGTCATCGGCCTGGACGGCGACTCCTACCGAACCCGCGGACACCGCGACAGCATCAACCAGCAAAACAAGTAGCCAACCAACAAGAAACCGGCCGAGAGGGGTCAATTTTCAATCAGCACAGGGGGGTCAGAATTGGCCGGCGTTGACACATGACCCGGCTGATCACCAGGCTCCAGAGCGGCGTCCCGGCCGGCCTCGACGAGCTGCGGTCGCTGGGGCAGACGATGAAACGGCGCCGCGATGACATCCTCGCGTTCTTCGACCACCCCGGCACATCGAACGGTCCAACCGAGGCCGTCAATGGCCTCCTGGAGCACCTCCGCGGGACAGCGCGCGGGTTCCGCAGCATCGTCAACTACGTCGCCCGATGCCTACTCGACGCGGGCGGGTTCAGACCCCTGATCCACTCACTTCTGTGAAGAGCCACTTTGAGAGTTCCGTCGGGATGACACGGCGGTCTCCTCGCGATACCGGAATGGTAGAGGGTTCAGGACATTAGCCGCCCTCATCCAAGGCGGTGACAGCCTCTCAGTTGCGTTGTTCGGCCTGGGCTCGAATCTCCGGCAAAACAGCCTCCATAAGGCCGGGGGTTTGCGACCCGCCAAGAAGGAGCTGCCGATCTAGGAGCCGGTTTCCTGACTCGCAGGACGTCTCACTCACTAACGAACAACCATGGCAAGCCGACAAGTTCAATTGGGCCGAGCCCTGTCTACTGCTCTCGATACAGACTGGATCATTGGAGCAAACCTCCGCGTCATCCAAGGCAGCCAGAATCACTTGGAGCAGATGTGAGGGCTCACCTAGGCGTACGAGCCCGCCCATCGTCCCCTGTGCGTCACCCGCGGATGTTGTGATTAGGATGCCCGCGGTCTTGTCAGGTCTCTCAGAACTCGCATAGACACGCTCCTGTAATGCGGCGGAGGCATACCCGCTGGCGAATGCGAGCCGGCGAATTAACATGTGAGCGAGTGTGTGTAGGGCGAGGAACCGCGGTTCTGGCGAATCAAGACGGCAGGCCCACGGGAGCTGCGCACGTCGGTCAAGGAGGATTCGTGCTCGAGCCTGCACCTTGGGCAAGCTCTCCCAAGCCGCGATAGCTTCCTCATTGAACCGAAGGAAGATACCCTCGCCAAATAGTTCCACAGCAGGATAGACAGGCACATAGCCCGCCCCCCGACCCAAGTCCGCCGGAATAAAACTCGCGTCGGGCGAGTAGCGCCGGAAGCCCTTCAGCGCCCGGACCTCCCGCACTCTGCGAACCTGTCCTACTTGCTGGATCACAGTGCCGATGCTCTCGGGCCATGAGAAATCGGCCGTGGTCCATCCGTCGACGACGAAGCTATCCACGTTCGAGTCGCGGCCATTCGGCAACTTTCTCAAGAAGGCTGCCCATTCTCCGTCCTTGAGCTCGAGTAAAGAGGAAGCGGTGGAAGGCGAAGATCCGTGGGCCTCCGGCCCCTGTTCAGCGACGCCAACGACCGCACGCGGCTCGATACCCAACTCATCGGCGATCCACCCCGCAATGGCAACCCCCTGGGACGTGCCCATCCTGTCTACCAAACGGGAGAAGTACGGGTGCTTGCGGACGCGAAGGACACCCTCTTCGTGCGAGGTCATCTCTTCAGGAATATCTAAGGCTGATAGGCGCTCAGCGAGGTAATTGCCCGTTGCGCCTCTTTGTACAGCTACAAGCGTCGAGTCGCATGTACCCATCGCCAGGTCCCTTGGCTCCCAGGGCTGACGTCCCTCGCACGTGATCCCGTCCCGGTGTAGCGCGGATGGTGTGATGAGTTCATCAAGTCCTCGCGAGCGCCCACAACCGGCGCAAACCACCCTCAAGGACTGCAGTCCTTCTCCTCTCGCCTTCAGGCGCTCAAACCGCAGCTCGGTGTACTCCCGGCAATTGCGGATGGTTTCGCTGAGCTCGTCGTCGGTTCCTCTGTGGGCCCACATGAACCACGGGATGTCCTGGATATGGCTACCCTTCTGACAAACACCCACGAACCGCATGGGAATCAGAAAGCCGCCACAAGCGCAGGAATTGCTCCACCGGCCCTTGACTCTGCTGGAGAGGCGAGTGAGTCGTTCACAGCGTTCGCAGAAACGCCACGCGGGGAACCGCAGGTATTCCAGCGATGCAGTCTGCTTTCCAGCTTTTCCACCGTGTGAAGGTGGCTCACGCAGCTCTCCTCGGCCAAGCTGGTCCACGAGTCTCTGACACTCGATAACCGGGGCTGTACGCCGTTGCCAGTAGGATGTATCAGGAGCGATGAGGGATTCTCCCAAGACATCGACGATTGAGCCGACCCCGAACGGGGACACTATCTCCTGAAGCCTCAAGTCATGACTAATCTGTTCCATCGCGCCTTCCTTCGTTTGGCTCCTGCACCCTCACCGCCACATTGGGTTCTACTGAGCGCATCGAATCGCCGACCAGCCAACCCTCACCGATTTGGCCGAAGCGTTTCAGCAGAGCTGAGTCATCCTTAGGTAGGCGTTCATAGCGTAAGCTAGATCCCTCACCACGGAGCTTTTTTGCACGCCAATCCCAATCACGAAGAAGGCGCCAGATCGCTGACTCAGTCTCCTGCGCCTCCAGGGGGTCAGAGGCAGTGATACGCCGTGCGAGCTCCTCAACGAGTGCCTTGATTCGTCGACTAAGGTTCGGGTCACTGAGATCCATATTGATGGCATCACCAGGGCCAGCTAGGTCGGTAACCGTTTGCCGGACAAGAGTCACGATGGCTCCGGCCAGGGATCGATCTCGCGATGACAAGGACCACGGCGTCACACTGGAGGGCTCCACCCCGCGGTATAGGGCTTCGTGATAACCACGGAAAGTCTCAAAGTGGGATCGATCGCGGGCTCTGTTGGGCCGGAACAACGTTGTGACCAGTCCTTTCGTGCCGCCACGGCCGACGCGACTAGTCGCCTGGATGTATTCTGCGGTCGTCTTCGGCTGGCCCACCATAAGCATGAGGGCCAGCCGAGGGACATCGATCCCCACTGACAACATGTTCGACGACAGGACAACGTCAACCGCATCGGGGCGCTCATCGATGCTGCGGCTCAGTGCCCTCAGATCGTCTGGGAGTTCCCCGGGACCACGACGA includes these proteins:
- the drmB gene encoding DUF1998 domain-containing protein gives rise to the protein MEQISHDLRLQEIVSPFGVGSIVDVLGESLIAPDTSYWQRRTAPVIECQRLVDQLGRGELREPPSHGGKAGKQTASLEYLRFPAWRFCERCERLTRLSSRVKGRWSNSCACGGFLIPMRFVGVCQKGSHIQDIPWFMWAHRGTDDELSETIRNCREYTELRFERLKARGEGLQSLRVVCAGCGRSRGLDELITPSALHRDGITCEGRQPWEPRDLAMGTCDSTLVAVQRGATGNYLAERLSALDIPEEMTSHEEGVLRVRKHPYFSRLVDRMGTSQGVAIAGWIADELGIEPRAVVGVAEQGPEAHGSSPSTASSLLELKDGEWAAFLRKLPNGRDSNVDSFVVDGWTTADFSWPESIGTVIQQVGQVRRVREVRALKGFRRYSPDASFIPADLGRGAGYVPVYPAVELFGEGIFLRFNEEAIAAWESLPKVQARARILLDRRAQLPWACRLDSPEPRFLALHTLAHMLIRRLAFASGYASAALQERVYASSERPDKTAGILITTSAGDAQGTMGGLVRLGEPSHLLQVILAALDDAEVCSNDPVCIESSRQGSAQLNLSACHGCSLVSETSCESGNRLLDRQLLLGGSQTPGLMEAVLPEIRAQAEQRN
- a CDS encoding IS3 family transposase (programmed frameshift), producing the protein MPKITYTDEFKRDAVALVESGIPQKQVVKDLGVAKTTLQAWLRDARFKSHGMTPTTDPEARKDMSQALRRIRELEMENEVLRRAAAYLSQAHINAPKMIYPLVKEMAAVGARVRVPVAVACRILGFSKQGYYKWLKQPVSAREAEEQELISVLHQLHTDDPEGGYRVLADDLAELGYELSERRVWRLCRVAGIQSVFTRRKTRYKKAGAPVHDDLVNRQFSADGPNQVWLTDITEHRTREGKVYLCAIKDVFSNRIVGYSIDSRMKARIAVNALEMAVAHRGGPAGVIVHSDRGSQFRSRRFRKALKRHRLRGSMGRVGACGDNAAMESFFALLQKNVLDRRSWGTREELRLAIVSWIEGKYHRKRRQRRLGKLTPIEFELIMNPAAKLAA
- the istB gene encoding IS21-like element helper ATPase IstB, with product MTTGKNIAAEIAFLARELKTPVITETFTTLGDQARQAGWSHEEYLAAVLGRQVASRTANGTRMRISAAHFPQVKTMQDFTFDHIPAVTRDVIAHLGTCTFIAKRENVVLLGPPGTGKTHLAIALGIKAAEASYPVLFDSATGWIHRLAQAHAKGSLERELRRLNRYRLLIIDEVGYLPLDAAAAALFFQLVASRYETGSIIVTSNLSFSRWGETLGDDVVAAATIDRLVHHAHVIGLDGDSYRTRGHRDSINQQNK